A stretch of Deinococcus cellulosilyticus NBRC 106333 = KACC 11606 DNA encodes these proteins:
- a CDS encoding septum formation initiator family protein, which yields MKRPPILMVLLSVLAGLGIIQMTVLIGYSIYRTVEFHQQIGELESRVALLKQDVDDLKNMRQKSFNPEFLRQLARCQGFVGENEEVLVDNKALQDVNEAECRLPVLRP from the coding sequence ATGAAACGCCCTCCCATCCTCATGGTTCTTTTAAGTGTTCTGGCCGGGCTGGGCATCATTCAGATGACGGTGCTGATCGGGTACAGCATTTACCGCACCGTGGAATTCCATCAGCAGATCGGGGAACTCGAATCCAGGGTGGCCCTTTTGAAGCAGGACGTCGATGACCTCAAAAACATGCGCCAGAAATCCTTCAATCCTGAATTCCTGCGGCAGCTTGCCCGCTGCCAGGGTTTTGTGGGCGAAAACGAAGAGGTTCTGGTGGACAACAAGGCCCTGCAGGATGTCAATGAGGCGGAGTGCAGGTTGCCTGTTTTAAGGCCATAA
- a CDS encoding M20/M25/M40 family metallo-hydrolase, with product MLADLVRIAQTPAPSHQEHQRAALIAAMWQELGYTPQQDEVGNVFLKLGPTEGKALLLSAHLDTVFGFDVPHVVQERNGRLVGPGVGDNSASLTVLTRFLKTLKADQLRKPLWVLANVGEEGLGDLKGIKHFLQHHHQGIHRYVALDGYLGMVVTQTVGSKRYKVTFKTPGGHSWGDNAPSAVHALGAAIAQLYAMQIPREPRTTLNVGTVSGGTSVNTIAGHAEFLLDLRSLDVHNLTHLEAKALDVIRNAAREVGASVDLERVGNRPAGDLQNHDLVRLIKSAGSRLDLDFRQVASSTDANAAVTYGIPAVAMGVYLGGNAHRQDEWVQPSSMKTGLALLQQVVEAYQKLPE from the coding sequence GTGCTAGCTGACCTTGTGCGTATTGCCCAGACGCCCGCCCCCTCCCATCAGGAACACCAGCGGGCTGCCCTGATTGCTGCCATGTGGCAGGAACTCGGGTACACCCCGCAGCAGGATGAGGTGGGAAATGTCTTCTTGAAACTCGGTCCCACCGAGGGGAAGGCCTTGCTGCTCAGTGCCCACCTGGACACAGTTTTTGGGTTTGATGTGCCTCATGTGGTGCAGGAAAGAAATGGCCGTCTGGTGGGTCCCGGGGTGGGGGACAACAGCGCAAGCCTCACCGTTCTGACCCGGTTTCTGAAGACCCTCAAAGCAGATCAGCTTCGCAAGCCCCTGTGGGTGCTTGCCAATGTCGGCGAGGAAGGCCTCGGGGACCTGAAGGGCATCAAGCACTTTCTGCAGCACCACCACCAGGGCATCCACCGTTATGTTGCGCTGGATGGCTACCTGGGCATGGTGGTGACCCAGACCGTGGGGTCCAAACGTTACAAAGTCACCTTCAAAACCCCCGGAGGGCACTCCTGGGGAGACAACGCCCCTTCTGCAGTGCATGCGCTGGGTGCAGCCATTGCCCAGCTTTATGCCATGCAGATTCCCAGAGAGCCCCGCACCACTTTGAATGTGGGGACGGTTTCAGGGGGCACCAGCGTGAACACCATTGCCGGACACGCAGAATTCCTGCTGGACCTGCGTTCCCTGGACGTGCACAACCTGACCCATCTGGAAGCAAAAGCCCTGGATGTGATCCGCAATGCTGCCCGTGAAGTGGGGGCCAGTGTGGACCTGGAACGGGTGGGGAACCGGCCTGCGGGTGACCTGCAAAACCACGACCTTGTGCGCCTGATCAAATCTGCAGGGTCAAGGCTGGATCTGGATTTCCGTCAGGTGGCCAGCAGCACGGATGCCAATGCTGCTGTGACTTACGGCATTCCTGCGGTGGCAATGGGCGTGTACCTCGGTGGCAATGCCCACAGGCAGGACGAATGGGTGCAGCCTTCCAGCATGAAGACCGGTCTGGCCCTGCTGCAGCAGGTGGTGGAGGCTTACCAGAAACTGCCTGAGTAA
- a CDS encoding diguanylate cyclase domain-containing protein: MNLRLRSLLVLGVSSALVALVLFFLVEALLQYTFSNTERIMERTRLERVVEDLHHEAQTLDDINRADWALWDDSYDFIEKPTQDFIGSNLTLEALHGLRINVMSYHDLTLRRVYDVWMDWDSKKYLKRPSWMTPGLLQTLQKAERGLIQTPSGLMTFSVAPVRDSLSLKKPNGYLLMGRLIDARALNVIGERSHVKLELLPLQKEPDLFERLQTEEVLVFARGNTFTSYLLLKDSLQHPIYLLKSTGGRLLSPVLDHTRQYLLLTIVVMVLFTTMVPLILLNRTVLSRMAGLSEAVRQIRLTRDPRARLREEGRDELGMLSQDINHMLSSLEESRQQLELREQYFRILSETSSDALMLMDQHARIRYIGGSLHHLFPELEVRLGEGIPMQVVAEDRRKVRAFWEEVRQAPGEEKQLEVRHVTSTGHVWLEIFARNLLDDPVVQGVVVNLRDISDRKTAELEIQASHERFSKIFHSNPLPSALLSLDQHRFLDINTAFATLYGHPASTLLGMRDIDIDLWAFPEERRKWLDALKSEHEVKMEVHHLLKNGEQRVFLLSGQMLDIQHQPCVMLVALDITERKAHEARVQHMAYHDALTGLYNRHYLWAYGQNLLDGQEQAAFFFMDLDRFKQVNDTYGHESGDELLNIIVERLQGVAPETGIWFRLSGDEFGLLLPGAQEAQAHILAEKMLQAVDEPVHLSAGTARVGISIGIALVPEHGRDLQQIVRMADAAMYQAKTVRNTFVFKQ, from the coding sequence ATGAATCTGCGACTGCGAAGTCTTCTGGTGCTGGGCGTCAGCTCGGCTCTGGTGGCCCTCGTGTTGTTTTTTCTGGTGGAGGCCTTGCTGCAATACACCTTTTCCAACACCGAGCGCATCATGGAGCGCACCCGTCTGGAACGGGTGGTGGAGGACCTGCACCATGAGGCCCAGACCCTCGATGACATCAACCGGGCAGACTGGGCCCTGTGGGACGACTCTTACGATTTCATTGAAAAACCCACACAGGACTTCATTGGCAGCAACCTGACCCTGGAAGCCCTGCATGGTCTGCGCATCAATGTGATGTCCTACCATGACCTGACGCTCAGGCGGGTGTATGACGTGTGGATGGACTGGGACAGCAAAAAGTACCTGAAACGCCCATCCTGGATGACCCCTGGGTTGCTGCAAACCCTCCAGAAGGCAGAGAGGGGCCTGATCCAGACCCCCAGTGGCCTGATGACCTTTTCGGTGGCTCCGGTCCGCGACAGCCTGTCTCTGAAAAAACCCAATGGTTACCTGCTGATGGGCCGCCTGATTGACGCCCGGGCACTGAATGTCATCGGGGAACGCAGCCATGTGAAGCTGGAACTCCTTCCCCTCCAGAAAGAACCGGACCTTTTTGAGCGTCTGCAAACAGAAGAGGTGCTGGTCTTTGCCAGAGGCAACACCTTCACCTCCTACCTGCTGCTGAAAGACTCGCTGCAGCACCCCATCTACCTGCTGAAGAGCACTGGAGGACGCCTGCTCTCACCTGTGCTGGACCACACCCGCCAGTACCTGCTTTTGACCATCGTGGTGATGGTGCTGTTCACCACAATGGTTCCCCTGATTCTGCTGAACCGCACGGTGCTGTCCCGCATGGCAGGGCTCAGTGAGGCTGTGCGCCAGATCCGCCTCACCCGTGATCCCAGGGCACGCCTCAGGGAAGAAGGCAGGGATGAACTGGGCATGCTCAGCCAGGACATCAACCACATGCTCTCCAGTCTGGAGGAATCCCGCCAGCAGCTTGAGCTGCGGGAGCAGTACTTCCGCATCCTCAGTGAAACCAGTTCAGATGCCCTGATGCTGATGGATCAGCACGCCAGAATCCGCTACATTGGGGGTTCCCTCCATCACCTGTTCCCTGAGCTTGAGGTCAGGCTGGGAGAGGGGATTCCCATGCAGGTGGTTGCAGAGGACCGTCGCAAAGTGCGGGCTTTCTGGGAAGAAGTTCGTCAGGCTCCGGGAGAAGAAAAGCAGCTTGAGGTGCGCCATGTGACCTCCACCGGGCATGTGTGGCTGGAGATCTTTGCCCGCAACCTGCTGGATGATCCGGTGGTGCAGGGGGTGGTGGTCAACCTGAGGGACATCAGTGACCGCAAGACCGCCGAGCTGGAAATCCAGGCTTCCCATGAGCGTTTCTCCAAGATTTTTCACTCCAATCCCCTGCCCTCTGCCCTGCTCTCGCTCGACCAGCACCGCTTTCTGGACATCAACACCGCCTTTGCAACGCTTTACGGACATCCAGCGTCCACCCTGCTGGGCATGCGGGACATCGACATCGACCTGTGGGCCTTTCCTGAGGAACGCAGAAAATGGCTGGACGCCCTGAAGAGCGAACACGAAGTCAAAATGGAAGTGCACCACCTGCTGAAAAATGGTGAGCAGCGGGTTTTCCTGCTCAGTGGCCAGATGCTGGACATCCAGCACCAGCCCTGTGTGATGCTGGTGGCCCTCGACATCACCGAACGCAAGGCCCACGAGGCGCGGGTGCAGCACATGGCCTACCATGACGCCCTGACCGGACTGTACAACCGCCATTACCTGTGGGCTTACGGTCAGAACCTGCTGGACGGTCAGGAGCAGGCTGCATTTTTCTTCATGGATCTGGACCGTTTCAAACAGGTGAACGACACCTACGGCCATGAAAGTGGCGATGAACTGCTGAACATCATCGTGGAACGCTTGCAAGGTGTTGCTCCTGAAACTGGCATCTGGTTCAGACTCTCCGGAGATGAATTTGGCCTGCTGCTCCCAGGTGCGCAGGAAGCGCAGGCCCACATCCTGGCAGAAAAGATGCTGCAGGCGGTGGATGAGCCTGTACACCTCTCTGCGGGCACCGCAAGGGTGGGCATCAGCATTGGGATCGCTCTGGTCCCGGAGCATGGCCGCGACCTCCAGCAGATTGTGCGCATGGCTGATGCTGCGATGTATCAGGCCAAGACGGTGCGCAACACCTTTGTCTTCAAACAATAA
- a CDS encoding prepilin peptidase, producing MNPTAFPTEFPSAFIITVAVILGALVGSFTNVLIYRIPRGESIAFPPSHCPNCNHQLHPMDLFPVFSWLLLGGKCRYCRAPISAQYPIIETISAIGYGLLAYFFPIQDVGASLLGLFFFFTVLLAISVIDLQTYTIPDSLSLVGLLVGLGFAWVNEKQGGYFFHLPGVKDAFTAALYGAGILALVGNLGSYLLRRFREAKYPSFPIDYQTLNLGALVGMWLGPWWAAGAVLLAMLINFAMRRYLRIPDFITFPGILISLVVKVNMGLDANLITTMLTTLQGLMAGAGIASLIAGFYWWLAPEVEEDIAEEDLDPIAMGFGDVKLMAMIGAFVGVSNVFVSLALAIFLGAILGILIYAVSKNRRIKFGPFLALGGFVALLYGPQITDWYTGMLLGGM from the coding sequence GTGAATCCCACAGCATTCCCCACTGAATTCCCCAGTGCTTTCATCATCACCGTGGCCGTGATCCTGGGTGCACTCGTTGGCTCTTTCACCAACGTGCTGATTTACCGCATTCCGCGTGGTGAATCCATTGCCTTCCCCCCGAGCCACTGCCCGAACTGCAACCACCAGTTGCATCCCATGGACCTGTTTCCGGTGTTCTCCTGGCTTCTTCTGGGCGGGAAGTGCCGTTACTGCCGTGCACCCATCAGTGCGCAGTATCCGATCATCGAAACCATTTCTGCAATCGGGTATGGTCTGCTGGCGTATTTCTTCCCCATTCAGGATGTGGGGGCAAGCCTGCTGGGACTCTTTTTCTTTTTCACGGTCTTGCTGGCCATCAGCGTCATTGATCTGCAAACCTACACCATTCCCGATTCCCTGAGCCTGGTGGGTCTGCTGGTGGGTCTGGGCTTTGCGTGGGTGAATGAAAAACAGGGAGGGTACTTCTTCCATCTGCCCGGGGTGAAAGATGCTTTTACAGCAGCCCTTTACGGTGCGGGCATTCTGGCCCTGGTGGGCAACCTGGGCTCTTACCTGCTGAGGCGCTTCAGGGAAGCAAAATACCCTTCATTTCCCATCGATTACCAGACCCTGAACCTGGGTGCACTGGTGGGCATGTGGTTGGGTCCATGGTGGGCTGCCGGGGCTGTGCTGCTGGCCATGCTGATCAATTTCGCCATGAGGCGTTACCTGCGCATTCCCGATTTCATCACCTTTCCTGGCATCCTGATCAGCCTGGTGGTGAAGGTGAACATGGGTCTGGATGCCAACCTGATCACCACCATGCTGACCACCCTGCAAGGCCTGATGGCAGGGGCAGGCATCGCTTCCCTGATCGCTGGTTTTTACTGGTGGCTGGCCCCTGAGGTGGAAGAGGACATTGCTGAAGAAGACCTGGACCCCATCGCCATGGGATTCGGGGATGTGAAACTGATGGCCATGATTGGCGCTTTTGTGGGCGTTTCAAATGTGTTTGTGAGTCTGGCCCTGGCCATTTTCCTGGGGGCCATTCTGGGAATCCTGATTTACGCCGTCTCGAAAAACCGCAGGATCAAATTCGGGCCTTTCCTGGCCCTGGGGGGTTTTGTGGCCCTGCTGTACGGACCCCAGATCACCGACTGGTACACAGGGATGCTGCTGGGCGGAATGTAA
- a CDS encoding ABC transporter substrate-binding protein, whose protein sequence is MKKHLLLFGLTAALVSCAGQGDKNAGNLVTLSFGDWSRFDPAYCYDSACGEIIQNTLETLLFYDGESADTYVPLLAAEVPSVENGGISEDGLTYTVKLNADAKFSDGKPVTAEDVEYSIERMMVYSTDIGPALLLTEPLLGKAEPVRDGNFTFEQIDQAVEATDENTVVFRLAKPFAPFLGVLATYPSAIYSREDAIARGDWDGTADTWEQFSNLAEGSGKLDQGPVGSGPFTIERYDVGKAVSLKRNDDYWREPARLERVIIQSVEDENTRIQMLDAGDADMALPNAMTPTALPQLEKKDNLTVEKASGLSLVGLFMNQNIDPKGTNYLGSGKLDGKGIPANFFSDENVRKGFATAFDYDSYIREVTQNLSKRAGTILIEGLPGYSEDLPAYTYDPEASAEYFKKAWGGEVWEKGFELPVFYNTGNTGRQRALDILRTTLQKINPRFKLEVRELAFSQILSQSAANQMTVWAGAWGADYADPHNFAQPFLQSTGNYGAQIGYKNPELDQRITEAVASTDNDRRVELYQEIARTGYEDAAFIPLGQPLSTYVQNKRIQGRLKNPMFAGDYYYTISRGE, encoded by the coding sequence GTGAAAAAGCATCTGCTGCTGTTCGGCCTGACCGCTGCACTGGTTTCCTGTGCAGGACAGGGCGATAAAAATGCCGGGAACCTGGTGACCCTGAGTTTCGGGGACTGGTCCCGTTTTGACCCTGCATACTGTTACGACTCTGCCTGTGGTGAGATCATCCAGAACACCCTGGAGACCCTGCTTTTCTATGACGGGGAGAGTGCAGACACTTATGTTCCGCTCCTTGCTGCCGAAGTTCCTTCTGTGGAAAACGGTGGAATCAGCGAAGACGGCCTCACCTACACCGTCAAACTGAATGCGGATGCCAAATTCTCAGACGGCAAACCTGTGACCGCAGAAGATGTGGAGTACTCCATCGAGCGCATGATGGTCTATTCCACCGACATCGGGCCTGCCCTGCTGCTCACCGAACCCTTGCTGGGCAAGGCAGAACCTGTGCGGGATGGGAATTTCACCTTTGAACAGATCGACCAGGCTGTGGAAGCCACGGACGAGAACACTGTGGTTTTCCGTCTGGCCAAACCCTTCGCTCCTTTCCTTGGGGTGCTCGCCACCTATCCCAGTGCCATCTACTCCAGGGAAGATGCCATTGCCAGAGGGGACTGGGACGGCACGGCAGACACCTGGGAGCAGTTCAGCAACCTCGCAGAAGGATCAGGCAAGCTGGACCAGGGTCCGGTGGGATCTGGCCCCTTCACCATTGAGCGTTACGATGTGGGCAAGGCAGTCTCGCTCAAACGCAACGACGATTACTGGCGTGAACCCGCCAGGCTGGAGCGCGTGATCATCCAGAGTGTGGAAGATGAAAACACCCGCATCCAGATGCTGGATGCCGGAGACGCCGACATGGCCCTCCCCAATGCCATGACCCCCACGGCCCTGCCCCAGCTGGAAAAGAAAGACAACCTGACGGTGGAGAAGGCCTCTGGTCTGAGCCTGGTGGGTCTGTTCATGAACCAGAACATCGACCCCAAAGGGACCAATTATCTGGGCAGTGGAAAACTGGACGGCAAAGGCATTCCGGCCAACTTCTTCAGCGATGAGAATGTGCGTAAAGGTTTTGCCACCGCTTTTGATTACGATTCGTACATCCGGGAAGTGACCCAGAACCTCAGCAAGAGGGCAGGCACCATCCTGATCGAGGGTCTGCCGGGTTACAGTGAGGACCTGCCTGCCTACACCTATGATCCTGAAGCGTCTGCGGAATACTTCAAGAAAGCCTGGGGAGGCGAAGTCTGGGAGAAGGGGTTTGAGCTTCCGGTCTTTTACAACACTGGCAACACCGGACGCCAGCGTGCCCTGGACATCCTGAGGACCACCCTGCAGAAAATCAACCCCAGATTCAAGCTGGAAGTGCGTGAACTGGCCTTCAGCCAGATCCTCTCCCAGTCTGCCGCCAACCAGATGACCGTCTGGGCCGGAGCATGGGGTGCAGACTACGCCGATCCCCACAACTTCGCACAGCCCTTCTTGCAGTCCACGGGCAATTACGGTGCCCAGATCGGGTACAAAAATCCAGAGCTCGACCAGCGGATCACCGAAGCTGTGGCCTCCACAGACAACGATCGCCGGGTGGAGTTGTATCAGGAGATTGCCCGCACAGGGTATGAAGATGCAGCTTTCATTCCGCTGGGTCAGCCCCTCAGCACCTATGTGCAGAACAAGAGGATTCAGGGCCGCCTGAAGAACCCCATGTTCGCTGGAGACTACTACTACACCATCAGCAGAGGCGAATGA
- a CDS encoding PIG-L deacetylase family protein: MKLLMIFPHPDDEVYGAAGTILNLTTKGETVGLVTLTHGEKGRTLGLADGPEELAKVRSQELKNCLEVLGIQVHEHHHFPDGGLKQHDFEELVQVCMDAISRHRPEILLTFQPNGSNGHPDHVTTSKVVLEAFERLGKPCTLWFYAGDEPYNEELAKIHLYPNVRFNVIHHIAQKLRAISMHRTQALSTVDFFRRAAERIPEETFHQYHPELQEQTVIPT; the protein is encoded by the coding sequence ATGAAACTGCTGATGATCTTCCCCCACCCCGACGATGAGGTGTACGGTGCAGCAGGCACCATCCTGAACCTGACCACAAAAGGCGAAACGGTCGGTCTCGTGACCCTCACTCACGGGGAAAAAGGCCGCACCCTGGGTCTTGCAGATGGACCCGAAGAACTTGCAAAAGTGCGCAGCCAGGAACTGAAAAACTGCCTGGAAGTGCTGGGCATTCAGGTCCACGAACACCACCACTTCCCCGATGGCGGCCTCAAGCAGCACGACTTTGAAGAACTGGTGCAGGTGTGCATGGACGCCATCAGCAGACACCGCCCTGAAATCCTGCTCACCTTCCAGCCCAACGGCAGCAACGGGCACCCCGACCATGTCACCACCAGCAAGGTTGTGCTGGAGGCTTTCGAACGGCTCGGGAAACCCTGCACCCTTTGGTTCTACGCCGGGGATGAGCCCTACAACGAGGAACTCGCCAAAATTCACCTGTACCCCAACGTGCGTTTCAATGTGATCCACCACATCGCCCAGAAACTCAGGGCCATCAGCATGCACCGCACCCAGGCCCTCTCCACCGTGGATTTCTTCCGCAGGGCCGCTGAACGCATTCCCGAAGAAACGTTTCACCAGTACCATCCAGAGTTGCAGGAACAGACCGTGATTCCCACCTGA
- a CDS encoding putative dsRNA-binding protein has translation MQNPKGDLIDYCRAQKLRNPKFETRGTGPEHEPLFITDVIINDEVRATGQGSSKRESERTASLLALESLTAQFGPIKTKDPQRKTTDRPLRLGYAGGTMEGPYPIYADVLSQALVVANSRVDSSRRGPESIDMVRRLTLDLYKGLLEELGAVAEVPQVEVKEA, from the coding sequence ATGCAAAACCCCAAAGGCGACCTGATCGACTATTGTCGTGCCCAGAAACTCCGCAACCCCAAATTTGAGACCCGTGGAACCGGACCCGAACACGAACCCCTCTTCATCACCGATGTGATCATCAACGATGAGGTGCGTGCCACCGGACAGGGCAGCAGCAAACGCGAAAGCGAACGCACCGCCAGCCTGCTGGCGCTTGAATCCCTCACCGCACAGTTCGGTCCCATCAAAACCAAGGACCCGCAACGCAAAACCACCGACCGCCCCCTCAGGCTCGGTTACGCTGGAGGCACCATGGAAGGCCCCTACCCCATTTATGCAGATGTGCTCTCCCAGGCCCTGGTCGTGGCCAACAGCCGTGTGGATTCCAGCCGCCGTGGCCCGGAAAGCATCGACATGGTGCGCCGCCTGACCCTGGACCTGTACAAGGGTCTGCTGGAAGAGCTCGGTGCAGTGGCAGAAGTTCCCCAGGTGGAAGTCAAAGAAGCGTGA
- a CDS encoding HAD family hydrolase, giving the protein MIPFKGVLFDMDGVLVDNNRFHRQAWKETAKELLGLDLSEHDLDTKVDGGRNPEIQERLTGKKPTPEEAQHLHNFKEDLYRKAAKGNMQEVAGLSAYLQLLQDAGIPYAMVTSADRVNVEFGLTELGLSHAFPLRIMGEDVQNGKPHPEPYLKGAALLGFDPRDCLVHEDAIFGVQSGVNSGATVCALSTTQTEEKLREAGAKWVVRDFLEWMREVGSQ; this is encoded by the coding sequence GTGATTCCCTTCAAAGGTGTGCTCTTCGACATGGACGGGGTCCTGGTCGACAACAACCGCTTTCACCGTCAGGCTTGGAAGGAAACTGCAAAGGAACTGCTGGGCCTCGACCTCTCCGAACACGACCTCGACACCAAAGTGGACGGGGGACGCAACCCCGAAATCCAGGAACGCCTCACCGGAAAGAAACCCACCCCTGAAGAGGCACAGCACCTGCACAACTTCAAGGAGGACCTCTATCGCAAGGCTGCAAAGGGCAACATGCAGGAGGTTGCAGGTCTGAGCGCCTACCTGCAACTCCTGCAGGACGCAGGCATCCCCTACGCGATGGTCACCAGTGCAGACCGGGTGAATGTGGAATTTGGCCTCACCGAACTGGGCCTGTCCCACGCGTTCCCCCTCAGGATCATGGGTGAGGACGTTCAGAACGGCAAACCCCACCCCGAGCCCTACCTGAAGGGGGCCGCTCTGCTGGGCTTTGACCCTCGGGACTGCCTGGTGCACGAAGATGCCATTTTCGGTGTTCAGAGTGGTGTGAATTCTGGAGCCACCGTCTGCGCCCTTTCCACCACCCAGACCGAAGAAAAACTCCGTGAAGCAGGAGCAAAATGGGTGGTCCGGGATTTTCTGGAGTGGATGCGGGAAGTGGGCTCACAGTAA
- a CDS encoding YraN family protein: protein MKGKEAEDRALKYLLGLGHVLLKRNYRIRGGEVDLITRAPDGTVVFTEVKHRSKTDFGHPLETITPRKVRLLWRTALRFLGRDDVSCRFDAITITGDVQAGQLKHEESIVTGGEH from the coding sequence GTGAAAGGCAAGGAAGCAGAGGACCGTGCCCTCAAGTACCTGCTTGGACTCGGGCATGTGCTCCTGAAGCGCAATTACCGCATCCGGGGAGGAGAGGTGGACCTGATCACCCGGGCTCCAGATGGGACGGTGGTGTTCACGGAGGTGAAGCACCGCAGCAAGACCGATTTTGGGCATCCGCTGGAAACCATCACCCCCAGGAAAGTGAGGCTCTTGTGGCGCACGGCTTTGCGTTTCCTGGGGCGTGATGATGTGAGTTGCCGTTTTGATGCCATCACCATCACCGGAGATGTGCAAGCAGGACAGCTGAAACATGAAGAGTCGATTGTGACGGGTGGGGAACACTAG
- a CDS encoding ketosteroid isomerase-related protein: protein MSLIEQYYAAFNARDWDTFFSLVHEDVVHDLNQGPREVGLEAFKAFMERMNRSYSEKLRDIQVMYSQDGTRAAAEYVVDGTYLADDEGLPAATGQTYSLPGGAFFEIENGKIRRITNCYNLTDWIRQVSV, encoded by the coding sequence ATGAGCCTGATTGAACAGTATTATGCGGCCTTCAACGCCCGTGACTGGGACACCTTTTTCTCTCTGGTGCACGAGGATGTGGTGCACGACCTGAACCAGGGTCCCAGAGAAGTTGGGCTGGAGGCGTTCAAAGCATTCATGGAGCGCATGAACCGCAGTTACAGCGAGAAGCTCAGGGACATTCAGGTGATGTACAGCCAGGACGGCACCCGTGCTGCTGCAGAGTACGTGGTGGATGGCACCTATCTGGCAGACGATGAGGGGCTTCCGGCAGCCACAGGCCAGACCTATTCTCTGCCCGGAGGCGCCTTCTTTGAAATTGAAAATGGCAAGATCCGCCGGATCACCAATTGCTACAACCTCACCGACTGGATTCGTCAGGTGTCCGTTTGA
- a CDS encoding GNAT family N-acetyltransferase codes for MTLEAISGPDLGSVIPELARLRIRVFRDFPYLYEGSAEYEAKYLQTYLDCPRSVIVVARDGDTIVGASSALPIEDEMEEIKAPFLKAGFDLSEVFYLAESVLLPEYRGQGIGVKFFEAREAHAKQLGGFRYATFCAVDRKEDHPLRPADYTPLDAFWQKRGYQKREDLHTHLSWQEITEREESLKRMTFWLREL; via the coding sequence ATGACCCTGGAAGCCATCAGCGGACCAGACCTGGGAAGCGTGATCCCCGAACTGGCCCGTCTGCGCATCCGGGTGTTCAGGGATTTTCCGTACCTCTATGAGGGCAGTGCTGAATACGAGGCGAAGTACCTGCAGACTTACCTGGATTGTCCCAGAAGCGTGATCGTGGTGGCCCGGGATGGGGACACCATCGTTGGGGCTTCAAGTGCCCTGCCCATTGAAGACGAGATGGAGGAGATCAAAGCCCCTTTCCTCAAGGCTGGATTTGATCTTTCTGAGGTGTTCTACCTGGCCGAATCGGTGCTTCTGCCAGAGTACAGAGGTCAGGGCATTGGGGTGAAGTTCTTCGAGGCCCGGGAAGCCCATGCAAAACAGCTCGGGGGGTTCAGGTACGCCACCTTCTGCGCTGTGGACAGGAAAGAAGACCATCCGCTGCGTCCTGCCGATTACACACCTCTGGATGCCTTCTGGCAGAAACGCGGCTACCAGAAGCGCGAGGACCTGCACACCCACCTGTCCTGGCAGGAGATCACGGAGCGTGAAGAGTCCCTCAAAAGGATGACCTTCTGGCTTAGAGAACTCTAG
- a CDS encoding carbon-nitrogen hydrolase family protein, with product MKVALAQYPVSFLHSWQEYEEKITRWVDEASTAGADLLVFPEYASMELASLFTDDIREVVLRQIDEMQNLLPEVLDLHRRLAQEHSVYILAGSFPVQTEEGTVNRAHFFNPHGSMDFQDKCIMTRFENEQWGIQGGDHLKVFETRHGKVGVLICYDSEFPLLARQLTDAGADVLLVPSCTDTMNGFYRVRVGSQARALENQCFVLQSPLVGGAPWSEAIDINLGQAAVYTPPDYGFPPNGILTEGELNAPQWLYANLDLSALREVRRNGQVFNNRDWPHQLPGRDLKVVDFA from the coding sequence TTGAAAGTAGCCCTTGCACAATACCCCGTCAGCTTTCTGCACTCCTGGCAGGAGTACGAAGAGAAGATCACCCGCTGGGTCGATGAGGCCAGCACGGCGGGTGCAGACCTGCTGGTCTTCCCGGAGTATGCCAGCATGGAACTCGCCTCGCTGTTCACCGATGACATCCGTGAAGTGGTGCTCAGGCAGATCGATGAGATGCAGAACCTGCTCCCGGAGGTGCTGGACCTGCACCGCAGGCTGGCCCAGGAGCACAGCGTGTACATCCTGGCCGGAAGTTTTCCCGTGCAGACGGAAGAGGGCACCGTGAACCGGGCCCACTTCTTCAACCCGCATGGAAGCATGGACTTTCAGGACAAATGCATCATGACCCGCTTCGAGAACGAACAGTGGGGCATCCAGGGGGGAGACCATCTGAAGGTGTTTGAGACCCGGCATGGCAAGGTGGGCGTCCTGATCTGCTACGACAGCGAGTTCCCGCTGCTGGCCCGCCAGCTCACCGATGCCGGCGCAGATGTCCTGCTGGTCCCGAGCTGCACCGACACCATGAACGGTTTTTACCGGGTGCGGGTCGGCTCACAGGCCCGTGCGCTGGAAAACCAGTGTTTCGTGCTGCAGTCTCCACTGGTGGGGGGAGCACCCTGGTCGGAGGCCATCGACATCAATCTGGGACAGGCTGCGGTGTACACGCCTCCCGATTATGGCTTTCCGCCCAACGGCATTCTGACAGAGGGAGAACTCAACGCTCCCCAGTGGCTGTACGCCAATCTGGACCTCAGTGCACTCAGAGAAGTGCGCCGGAACGGACAGGTGTTCAACAACCGCGACTGGCCGCACCAGCTGCCAGGGCGTGACCTCAAGGTGGTCGATTTCGCGTGA